TTCCATGGCGGAAACTCCAGACTCAGGACTCGCCAAATGCGTCTGGGAACGTTACGCCAACGCAGGCGGTACCACAGCCTGGGATGCCGAGGGTGAAGCCGGGGTGTGATTTGAAGCATGTGAGGAAATTGTATTCGCATCCGCAGGCTTGGGGGCAGTGTAAGCTGTTTCTATCGACGTATTTGAAAGGGGTGGAGAGGCAGGATGTGTCGTCGACGAGTAAAGCTGCAGAGTTCGTGGCTCAAGACAGCACCGGAACGTCCGCGGCTATCTCCTCGAAGATCGCGGCGGAGATGAATGGGCTGGACGTGCTGGCTGAAGGAATCGAAGACAACGAGGGCAACTCCACGCGCTTCTTCATACTACGACGGACAAGCTCTACACCACCGACACCTACAGCAAGTCTCGACGAAAAGACGGAGATGGAGCAGTACAAATCCCTCATCTCTTTCACAATCTCGCACGAGGCGCCGGGTGCGCTGGCGGATTCATTGGCGGTGTTCAAGAGGCATGATTTGAACTTGACGAGTATTAATACACGGCCTAGTGGGGAGCTGCCTTGGCATTATATTTTCTTCGTGGAGTTGAAGGGGAAGAAGAGGGATGGTGGGGAGGATGGGGCTGTGAATAGGGCGTTGGGGGATTTGGGGAGGGTGGCGACGAATTGGAGGTGGTTGGGGAGTTGGGAGAATCAGTTGAGGGTGAAGGGGTGAGGGCAGGTGGTGATGGGATGCCGTTGTTGTATGTCCTAAGTCGATCTGGCGTACCTAGGGCTCCAGACAAAGCATGTGGCCGCGGTGCTTCGAAGTGCGATAGCGATTACAGCCTCCACGAAACGCTCTGGCTGCCATTGGCCTAAGCAGAATTTAAGAGATGCGCGTCGTGTAACGCCTACGCTCCTACGTTCCTAGCAGACGCTACGCCCCGGTATTGCTACCATCTTGATCAAAAGATACTCGGATTCTCGTACGGGCGGCCACCTCTTCCTCCTTGTACTGCCTCAGAAACAGAAAGTCGAAGCAGTTTCTTGACGTACTATTGGCTATTGTCTCGATGCGTGCAAAACCCTTGAACAGCTTGCTCCTACCCCGCCAACCCACCAAAGATAGATTTGGTGTTTCAATGCTCCTGCCAAACAAACAGTCACGCTCTTACTCATACCACTTGATTGAATACTCCACGACCTCACCACCATCACAATTCTTCCTGACCGAACACCGCGACCATGTTGGACGTCAACGACTTCATCAAGGAGCGCGGCGGTAACCCAGAAAAGATCAGAGAATCGCAACGCAGACGCCATGCACCGGTAGAGGTTGTAGACGAGGTGATAGAAATGTTCGAAGATCACAGAAAGACACAGTATGCTGCAGGCACAGAGATGGGCGCGAAGCTCAACAAGGTGCAAAAAGACATGGGCTTGAACAAGAAGAACAAGGGCGATCCAGCAGAGTTCGAGAAGCTGAAGCAGGAGAAGGATGACTTGACCAAGGAGAAGAAGAGACTGGAGGAGGTCGCTGAGGAGAAGTACGCAGCACTTCTGAAGAAGGTGAAGAGCATAGGCAACTACGTGCACGACACAGTACCACTCTCAGACAACGAGGACAACAACCGGCTCGAACGAGACTGGGCACCCGAAGGCACAACCCCAGAGAAGAAGGACTGCTTGTCCCACCACGAAGTCCTCACACGACTAGACGGCTACGACGCAGAGCGCGGTGTGAAGATTGTCGGACACAGAGGTTACTTCCTCACCGACTACGGCTGGTTCCTCAACCAAGCTCTCATCAACTATGGCATGCAATTCCTCTTCAAGAGAGGCTATCGACCCAACCAACCACCCTTCTTCATGCTCCGTGAAGCCATGGCGAAGACCGCACAGCTCGAGCAGTTCCACGAGGAGCTATACAAGGTGACGGAGAAGGACAATGACCCGGCCAGCGACAAGTACCTCATCGCTACCTCGGAACAGCCTATCTCAGCTATGCACGAGGGCGAGTGGATGAACGACAAGGACCTCCCGATCAAGTATGGTGGTTACTCGACCAACTTCCGGAAGGAGGCAGGTTCGCATGGAAAGGACGCGTGGGGTCTATTCCGGATTCACCAGTTTGAGAAGATTGAGCAGTTCATCTTTTGCAAGCCGGATGATAGCTGGATGCACTTTGACGCAATGATGAACACTTCAGAGGAGTTCTACAAGTCGTTGAAGCTCCCGTACCGAGTGGTGGCGATCGTCTCTGGTGCGCTGAATAACGCTGCGGCGAAGAAGTACGATCTGGAGGCGTGGTTTCCATTCCAGGGCGAGTACAAGGAGCTGGTGTCATGCTCGAACTGCACTGACTACCAGACTCGTGAGCTTGAAGTTCGGTTAGTCGCTCTATTCTCCTCTGCCCTTCGTGATCAAACACTAACCATTCTTCTCCCAGCTTCGGCCAAAAGAAGCAGACCGACGCCTCATTCCAAAAGACCTACGTCCACGCCCTCAACTCGACTCTCTGCGCGACCGAACGTGCCCTCTGCTGCGTGCTCGAGAACTACCAGACAGAAGAGGGTCTCGTTGTCCCAGAGGTCCTGCGGGATTTCATGCCTAACAAGGAGGAGTTCCTGCCATTCGTGAAGGAGCTGCCGAAGGACTCGACTAGCTTGAAGGCGAAGGATAAGGCGGAGCAGAACAGGGGTGGTGGCAAGCCGAAGTTACCGCAGGAGGGTCAGGTCGTTGAGAGACCGAAGGCCGTGGCGGAGGAGAAGAGATCGTAGGGAATGGAGGGAGCGTGGTATCCCGAAAGGATGAGGAGTTGCTGAACCATTGAAGGAACGCATTTGGTGGCAAAAGGCGTGTGGCATATAGAGATACCCGACCTCAAAGGATACAGGTTGCTCATGCGCGCAGACGTCCCCGCTGTGAAATCGGCTTTCCAGATTCACGATACGTTGCTCCCCATCGAGTATCGTCTAGGAATATTTGCCCAAAGTTCTGAGACCCAGGCACACCGAAGGCCATGAACCAAAGAGTTGCCCGCCACGCGCTCGAAGAAAGACAGTGACATTCAGCGCTGCGAGGCAATCCCAGTGACTGCGACCCTGTCAACGCGCTCGAAGCAAGACACACTGCCAAGAGGCGATCTGCTCGCACGTTCCGATGCAAAGCAAACACTCAAGATCACCACTTGCCACGATGATGGTGATGCTGATCGATTCTCCGATCGATCGATCATACCATATCATTAAGAGTCCATATTTACTATCGTGAAGGTATGCTATTGACCCCTTCACCATGCCTCTGCATCATCATGCAACAGTATAGCACCAGCGAAGCCTGCCACCAGGGCCATATAATATCCCATGTTCTACCTACCTCTTTCCCATCATCCTACACACCACCTCTCTCACGACTACCACGAAGCCACATCTTGACACCAAGTTCCGAACACAAATCACAGCCCCGTTCGATAATGTCTACCCTTATCCAGCGGCCGATCGAGCCAAACTATCCCATTCCGGATACTGGCCCAAGTCAACCACCGCCAGTCTACGATCCAACGCTTTCTAGCTTTGGTCCAGACCCTCTGGGCCCCTGGGGCCCGTTACCTGGCCCAACGCCGGGTCCGCAGCCAGATGGCCCGGATTTTGGGCCATTGCCTCCAGTCTACACTTAGGTGAAGATTGTCGGACTATCTCTCCCATTGCTGCTCGCTGTCTGGGGTGAGCACGACGCGTTTTATGATTTATTGATCGTTTGATCGACATGATGGGGATGCTGTGTACGTAGTTTGTCCATAGCACAATCGCATCGGCATCATCTCCAAATCTGAAGCCACATCTTCCCCTTCCCTCACTACCTGCACCACACCCTCCTACCTACCTCCTTTACTCACCTTAAACACTCCCCCAATCCCACCCGCTCCCTTCTCCTTCCCGAACCTCCACGCAATGACCGGCGCCAGCGCACATATCAAGGCAATGAATATCGTCGTCGCGCTGAAGCCAGGGACATACTGCGGTGCATCGCTGCTCGGCCATAGGAAAACTCCGTAGATACTCGACAGATTTCCGAGAGCATTTACCAAGGCAATCGACACAGCTCTCTTCTCGGCGGGCGTGTCGATGACGTTGGGGACCCACATGAGGATTAGGGGGGCGATGCCGTAGATTGGGCCGAAGGCGAAGATTGTGAAGATGTCTATGGAGAGGTTAGTGAAGTGGGCAGAGGGGAGGGGAGGAGAAGGGGGTGATTGGACATACAGCGGATGGTGTGGTTCGTGGTTGCAGCGACGATGATGAACATGACCGTATCGAAAGCTGCGAAGATCATGATGAAGAGGGGTTTGTTCTGGTAGTGGTCCGAGATCCACGAGAAAGCCAGCGTGCAGCAGAGGGCGAAGGCGTAGGGTGGGATGGTATAGTCTGGCAGATATCAGTGTCACTCTCTGGTCCAGGAACCGTCTTTGGCAAGGACTTACACTGTCCCTCCCACCCAGTCCAGCCAAATGCACTAACCAGCGTCGGGATGAAGTACTGCATCGTTTGCGATCCAGTGATAAGAGCATATATCAACGTCAATGCCCACACTTTCCAGTCGCGTACTGTCATCTTCAGCGCCGCCCACTCTTTGATCTGTTCATCCGTGCCTTGCGTCGCTCCAATACCATCGTGAGCCATTCGCTGTGCTGCGAGTGTACGTTCGGCGGGTGTGAGCCAGCGGGTTGTAGAGGGATAGTCGGCCATGAAGAACCATACCACCATACCCACTCCAGAGGATCCGACGCCTTCGATGATCTAGGCAGTGTGTCAGTAGGCTGGCACTAGGTCATGAGGTGGGAAGTCATACGAAAAGCCACCTCCATCCAGCGATTCCATGCACACCATCGAGATTCTGAGTAATCAACCCGGCTAGGAGACCCGAGATAGCCCCTGCACCAGCGACGGCGGTGTAGTACCAAGAGTATCTTCGAGCAAGTTCGTAGCGCTTGTACCAGCAGGAGAGATAGAACGCAATACCCGGCGCGAAACCTGCCTCGATGATTCCGAGGGCGAAGCGTACACCCGCTAGCTGACTCCAATTGTTCGTAGCGGCCATGACGGCTGCAAGGCCGCCCCAGAGTACGGCTAGGCCGGAGAGGTAGAGGGATGGACGGACTCTGGTAAGTAGCTAGACGAGTGTCAGCTGGGAAACTTGACAGGCAGGAGATTGCAGATGACTGACCATATTCGACGGGATCTCGAAGATAACATAACTAACGAAGAACACCAACAGAATAACTGAGTATTGATTCGACGTCAAGTGAAAATCAGCTTCGAGGCCACCGGTCTTGGCGTTGCTATATAAGTTGTCAGTCCTAATCATCGCCCTCACTATGGTCGTAGAGGCCCTACCCTATGTTCGCGCGATCGAGGTAGCCAAGGAGGTAGAGGATCCAGCAGCAAGGGATGATCCTCATATCCAGCTTCCTCAGCAACTTCTTCTCAGCCTCTGAGCCAGGGACGTAAGGCTCTGCATTGTCGAGGTCGCTGCTTGGTGCCATCTCAATCCATTGCTCATCTTGCTTTGTCTTCTCGAGCTTGCCGGCGGAGACGCTGGAATGGCGAGACATGGTGTCTGTGTGGCCACGGTCGGGGGGGGGGAGCTCTTCTCCACGATATGAGATTGTCTAGCAGTCGCAAAGAAGGCCGTTCTTGCCCGTCGATAGTGAAGAGGAGAAGGTGCTATTGAGTAGTCCGAGATATCAAGGTGAGCATAGAAGTAAGTAACCTCGTCACGGCGTCAATGCAACAAGCTCATCGGATATGCACAAGCAGATCACGGCGCGCGCGCAAGGAGCATGGCGTCCACGTTTGGCGATGAGGTTTGGAGCGATCCAGGATCTTGTCTGTTAGTCAGGTGGAGGAAGACAGGCTGCCATGCGCTCTTCCTTGTACTGCTCGTAACGAGGTTGCCAAGGCAGATGGACAGCATAGAATCATAGCAGAAGGTTACACTAGGAGTACAAGGTGGTATGCATCCCGAAGCGGGGAAAGATGGAGTAGTGCAGCCCGAAGGATGCGGAGTTTGACGGTGTCGGCAATGCCACCGGCGGCACACACATGGGCTCGCATCGAGCGGGAGGATCCTACGCGAACGACTGGTGATGTTGTGTGCGTCGCCGGGTACTTCATGCGATCAAAAGGCACTGAATACTCGTCAGCTTTGTCTGTCGGAACGCTGTAGCATTTCCGCATTTGCATGATTTGGCTCCGATCAGTCTATGCTGCGCCTCGTAACCTGCTACTGTACTATCGTGCAGTCTCCCCGTAATGCCTCGTAGCGACGCCGGCTTGTGCTACTGCTAAGCCTTTGTGGACGTTGGCTTTGGTGGGCTCTGCAGCAGGCAACTATGGCGAGTGCATCGAATTGCCTCCATCCGCAGCCTGCTCGCTTACCATAACCGAGGCTCGTTGCGGAGAGTGGCTATCCTAGCCACAGTTTCCATAGCCGTCCAGGAGTATGCGCGGCATAGTCGATGCTTGAGGTATCTAGCACTGGGTTGGCTTCCTCTTCCTCTTTTGTCATGAAACACAACTGCCTTCGCCGTCTCTCAACACCACCTCAAGCCTTGTTCAACGCCGTCTCGAGGTCCCTCGCCAGCGTCTCCAATTCCCCAACAGCTTGCTTCTCCGGCCCAGCTCGTTCAAACTCCAACCCAACCTTAACCCACTCACTCGCCTCCTCCAACCTCCCCATCTCCCTCAAACACTGTCCTCTTCTCCACCAACACTTGACATTGCCCACCTTCTTCATCTCCGTCGCAATCTCCGCATCCGTCGCAGCTTCCGCCCACCTCTGCTGCGCCATAAGCGCTTGGCTGCGGTTGCCGTACAATGTGCTCAGCTCCTCTCTGACCAAACCACTCGCTTCCCACCCAGGTCGATCCACTGCCATGCGGATCGCGAGGTCGTACATCTTGACAGCTTCGGCGTATTGTCCCTTCTTGTATGACCCGTTGCCGGATTCTTTGAGCTTGGTGATCTGGACGCTGCGCTTTGGGTTGACTGGAGCGGGTGGAGGCGGGATCTGGTTCGGTACATCCAGGGCGACAAACGCGCGGTTCATCTTGTTGAGCTCTTCTATTTCGTTGAGGAGTGTGCTGTCGGAGGTGGATATGGCTTTGGTTTCAGGATCGATCGTGAGAGGAAGCTCCCTAAAGACTTCGGTGGAGTCCATGGTGACTGTGGGCGGTCTATGCTACCGGCGATATAGTCTGTACGTGTGCGCTCGTTGGTGCAGGTAGTGTAGTAGTGAGGTCGAAGTATTTAGTCAGATTGGATTTGTTGTGACATGTGTTCATCCAAGGAAGACACATGGCCACACTGTCATCCGCTAGCGCGAAAGCTCGGATCTTGCCGATTGAACTCAAATAAGAGACCCGTCGGACACACTCTTTCCATCACATTCTGTTTCTCTCATCACCCTACACATCCCGTCATCCTGAGGCCGCAGCCTTCTACGTCATGTCGTCGAGAAACCAACCATGATGGTTGATCACGACATATGTAGCCTCGCGCCATGCTTCCTACTTCAGTACACGAAATCGCCCAAACAACTACGATCTTCTCACAGCGAATGAGCACGCACAACGGAAAGCGCTGTACGGAACTGTGTTCGAGACGTAGGTACGTTACGATCACCTCGGACTGAGAGGGTCGAAGCAAAAATGCTTGGCCAGGCTCTTTGGTGAACAGTGCGGCTGAAACACGGGTACTGTATTGACTTGACATTCTTCATTCTCGCTCTCTACTGCTCGGCAATGCGAGTCAAGGCTAAAAGACGACTACCTCGCTGCTGGTTGTGTCGGCCTGCAGGCGTGTTCCCTGCGACTACCATAAATCATGGGCGAGCGCGACTACGCTTCCACCCCAGCCATGCTTATCTTCGTGGTACAAGGCAAGACTGGTGTCCAGTGTCGCCCAAGCTGGGCTCACAGACTCATCGGGCTACTGTGTTAGCATGAACATTACTCCCACGTGTTCTGTGGTTCCCCTCGGAGCCTGGAAGCTAACGCGCCAGACTTGTAGATATCACACTGGACCTCAACCTTCTTCGAAAACGATTGTGCAGCTGCGCATGCGGTGCGTAGTCTACTTCCTAGCGACGACACGTGCGAGATGTGTTGCTGTACCATTCGACCATTCCTCATCGCCAAGCTGCACCTGGGATGTATCTCAAACTACACAGTATACTCACCATGTGCCATGACGGCATTCAGGCACATGGCGCTGGCATGTGCCGTGCTTCATACAGCACCGAGACCTTAACCAGCACTTCGAGGCCTGAAGTGTTCGGTAGCGACCCGAATTGTGCTTCGTGGAAACCCTGGAGTCTCTTTGGGCCACCGTGAACCTCCGAACATGTGGCACTTGAGCAGATGCCAAGAGTCCGTGCACCGACTTCACATGCTAGTCGTCGTACATCCCGCACAGCTTCGTCCCGATATCAGCACAAGCTCCTGGTAGTGCCTCGAGAGGCTCGCCGGACGATGTGCACATTTCCACAGACGACTAGCCATGCGAGCCCCAGCTCTGCGCTAGGATCGTGATTGAGATGGTCTTGCGTTCTTTCAAGTGGACCCGAGATAGCTGGTACAGAGACCCGACAGACTAGCGGTGAGTTGACGCCTGCTCGTTACACGTACTGGTACCTTGATAGCCCCTCTACCACATGAAGCCAGTGGCTGCGCCAGTCAAGAGCGCCAAGGGACCTGCTATACTCACTCATTAAGCTGGCGACATTACCGTTGCGTATGGAGTACTATACTCTCTTAACCAGTACTCGAGCTCGATGCGGCATGTGGCTTGACAAAGTCGTCTTTCGTGGAATTCCTGTAGCATCCGAATTCTGCTATCGCGCGCTGGACTAGCACCTCTCACAGCATATTGACCTTAAGCTATCGCTTACATACCACGCCGCTCACAGCCACAATATGCACGCATGTGCTGAGTAGCATTCTTTTGTTGGCGACTCGCTGCATGGTAGGACGTTCTGGCACGACACATGGCTTTCGGATACTTGCATGGGACCTTCCTTGGCGAGGATTGCAAGCCACGATGGCCATTGTGAGCTCGGTATGCTGAGCTCCAGCAAATGTTAGGAACGCCATCGGGAATATAGGGCTCGATGCTGTGCATGAAACCAGAGATGAGATGGCCTCGAACTCCCACGTGGCAGGGCATGCTACTGTCGAAGCCTGACCTGAAGGGGCATATAAAGCCTACCGATCTTTCCACGATCCTGTTAGTACTATCATCTTCGATTAATCATTCCACCACAACAATCCAATTTCAGCAGCATGGCCTTTTCCAAGTTCGTTGTCGTCGCGGCAGCTCTAGCTGGTTCTACCCTCGCTCAATCCGGCACTACGGAGCCTCAATTCGACGTCGCCGCAATCGCTGCAGCAGGTCCTCCGCCAGAGCCGAGTATTGCCATCAATGTCCCTTCCCAAACTATCCACTTTGATGCTGTTGCAGTCGAGCAGTCTGCTGCCGCAGAGCAGAGTGCAGCCGCCCAGGACCCCAGCGGCACCAAAGTCAAGCGCGCTGCTTGTGATCCTCAGATCTTGGGGAAGGGTCCTGTCCCGAGTCCAGACACTGATCAGGCTTTCGTGTCGTACTCGGCTTTCGCCAGTGCGGCTTTAGCGGCTCCTACTCCTGTTGGATACACCAATACTTTCAAGAGCCTCAAGGCTATGAATAATGCTCTTGGATACATGGGGTACACTCTCTTGGACAGTTATTATGTGCCGCTTTGCTCGAAGAAGTGCGACGAGATCAATGGTTGCTCTGCGTTCAACGTCGGTGAGTATCAAGACAATCTGATTTTCTCTTCAGCTCTCACTGACAATACTTAGCCTTCGAACGCTCTCCATTCAAGGATCCATCGCCAAAGGGTGGTGCTTGTGATCAGCCAGATACCACGACTCTCATCAAGTGTGTCTTCTGGGCGGCCCAGTCAACACAGCCAACGCCGTGAACGACGGCCAGTAGCGTAGTCGTGTAAGCACCATCTCCCCCAATCACCGTGATCATCCATAACTGACATCTTCCACCATCGCCGGCAGCAACGGCTACGTCAACCAAACCGTCGACTACGCCGAAGGCTACAAAGCTCCCACCTACCTCAACTCCCGCGCCATCAACGCTCCAAACGACTGCAATGGCCAAAGCTCCTACATCGGCAACCAATACTGGAGCGACGGCAAACCCTTCGACAGCCGTCGCTGCGCAGCCGCCTGTACCGCCCAGACCAACGCCAACCCGGGCACACCCTGCCGCTGCTTCAACACTTACGTGATCAGCAAGGACGGCAAATCGTTCGGGCAGTACTGTGCTATGTATAAGCAAGAATGGGACGCTTCTTACGCTACTGTTGATAAGGTTACTTACAACGGCGCGCCCTACTCGGTGTCGTACTCGTACGCTTTCTCCAACAGCGCGAACAACGGCCTGCCATGCGTTAAGAGCCAGATCACCGCTTGTGGGAGCAAGGTCGCTGGACGGTGTGGCACGTACCAGCAGTGTAACCCTGGTCAGAACTGCCATTGTGGGTCTGATGTCAATGGCAACACAGCCTGCTTCCAGGATCACTCTTGCGGTTCGCAGACTTGCACTACTAATGCGCAGTGTGGCAGTGGCAGTATTTGCCTGAACTCGAACAGCTGCTGTGGTTTTAGCATTTGTGTGCAGAATACTGTTTGTGCTAATGGCTCGAATGCTAGGCATATCTTCAGGAAGAGGCAGGGTGCTGATGTTAAGACGGCGGTGCATTTTCCCGGTGATGATAGCACTGTTCCCGCGGATCAGACTGAGGCTGCTACGCCTGATGCTTGAAGGGGGTCTGATGGTAGACGAGGGTATGAGTTGGCGTTCGAGGGTCGAGTGATGAGATGGTTTGGCTAATGACGGACTGCTCTGCTTGCGATCAATTTCGGGATAAACTAGTTCATGTAATTTGTTACACCACATAAATCGATTAGAGCTACGTTTCGGATGGACAGGGTTCGAGCATTCGAAAAGCGTCCATGATCCAGTCCTATCGGCCAACATTCTTGCAGCGGGCACTCAAGTTGGGTTCAGACCTCATTGCACGTAACAATTGTAGTGCTCAGAGAGCTAGCTGGCGTTTGAGGTCTCATGAGATGCACCTTCTTTTGCCACGGATAAGACAGCAGCACCCGTATGGCCCACCAAGGCAAACGAGCCACAATCAGGAGTCGTGGTTGGCATCTTCAGTCGCTCTGCCGGCGCTCTCGATGGCAGTGCAAGCGACAGCACGTCTCGAGGGTGTAAATGCACTCTGATGGAAGAGGCACGAGCTGGACATATCTCATCGTGACAACACCGTCCCCTTCCGAGATGAGTTCGATCACCTCCCTTGACTGGTGTGGCCTGTCCGACAAGCTCGTACCGACCCGGCTGAGTCGATGATGCTCGAAAGATAAGGTTCCAGGTCCATGCCATTGGTCCGGCGAACGGGGTTAGGAGAATGTCGCCTGGTTGAGTATTCTCCGTCGTTATCAGAGCTGGTGTAGACCCATCGCAGATGGTCTTCCACATTTTGCTTGGAAGCCCATCTGATGCAGAGCCGAAACCCATGGCGCGTAGGCGAGTGGCTACATCAGCTGGAAGATCCTCAATGCTGCGTAGGACAAAGCGGTCAGCGCCATCTGTCATACATATCCCTCTGAACTCTTGGAATCCGTGAGTACTTGCACTTTCCGTAGGTTTGGAAGGGTTTGGAAGTGGGCGAGTTGAGGGCTCTGCCGCCTCATCGAGCCTTTTCATGAAGAAGAACTGGACCTCAGGATGGGTCAATTCTAAGCCAAAAGATTTCACGAGCTTCATCAAGCACACCATTAGGTCCGAGACTGAAGAAGCACTCTCACCATACTGGACACTGGTGAGCTCGTATATATCCTTGATCAAGTCAGTTAGAGCTGCGATTAACGTCTGATCGTAATTCGGCACAAGCTTCGGTACTTGGCTTCCACGCAGGGCCATGGGTATAAGAGCATATACCTTGTCGCGCGGCTCGCCACACTTCAGGTCGTCGTGCTTGATCAAGTATCGGAAGACGTCGGAGACGTTGCGCGCGTGCTGATGGATGCCCTTCGCTCGCCTCTGTTCCTGAGCCACGTCATTAAGCAGACGATGTACTTTCTTGAAGCTATCGGAAGGTGCCGAAGATCTGCGGCTTTCATCGTCAGCAAGCGTCTCAAGATCGTCCAGGAACAGCCATACGTTGCGGTTGCCTGATTTCAACAGAATGCGAACTGCTTTGGCGACCACAACCTCTTGTACAGTCCAAATCCTGGTGAAAAATGGATCATCGAGGAGTGATTAGCATGAATCGATGCCGATAAGGTACATCTTGCA
Above is a window of Fulvia fulva chromosome 6, complete sequence DNA encoding:
- a CDS encoding Bifunctional chorismate mutase/prephenate dehydratase, whose product is MGGKPAVAFLGPKASYTHQATVSQFSESKYNLQPQISIEDVFSAVQTGTASHGVVPFENSSNGSVVFTLDLFADLNGRYPDILVEGEIYIPVRHCLLGHFPRKTRTASESSQERRRTDLPWRKLQTQDSPNASGNVTPTQAVPQPGMPRVKPGCDLKHVRKLYSHPQAWGQCKLFLSTYLKGVERQDVSSTSKAAEFVAQDSTGTSAAISSKIAAEMNGLDVLAEGIEDNEGNSTRFFILRRTSSTPPTPTASLDEKTEMEQYKSLISFTISHEAPGALADSLAVFKRHDLNLTSINTRPSGELPWHYIFFVELKGKKRDGGEDGAVNRALGDLGRVATNWRWLGSWENQLRVKG
- a CDS encoding MFS transporter prlL, with the protein product MSRHSSVSAGKLEKTKQDEQWIEMAPSSDLDNAEPYVPGSEAEKKLLRKLDMRIIPCCWILYLLGYLDRANIGNAKTGGLEADFHLTSNQYSVILLVFFVSYVIFEIPSNMLLTRVRPSLYLSGLAVLWGGLAAVMAATNNWSQLAGVRFALGIIEAGFAPGIAFYLSCWYKRYELARRYSWYYTAVAGAGAISGLLAGLITQNLDGVHGIAGWRWLFIIEGVGSSGVGMVVWFFMADYPSTTRWLTPAERTLAAQRMAHDGIGATQGTDEQIKEWAALKMTVRDWKVWALTLIYALITGSQTMQYFIPTLVSAFGWTGWEGQYYTIPPYAFALCCTLAFSWISDHYQNKPLFIMIFAAFDTVMFIIVAATTNHTIRYIFTIFAFGPIYGIAPLILMWVPNVIDTPAEKRAVSIALVNALGNLSSIYGVFLWPSSDAPQYVPGFSATTIFIALICALAPVIAWRFGKEKGAGGIGGVFK
- a CDS encoding Translocation protein sec72, which translates into the protein MDSTEVFRELPLTIDPETKAISTSDSTLLNEIEELNKMNRAFVALDVPNQIPPPPAPVNPKRSVQITKLKESGNGSYKKGQYAEAVKMYDLAIRMAVDRPGWEASGLVREELSTLYGNRSQALMAQQRWAEAATDAEIATEMKKVGNVKCWWRRGQCLREMGRLEEASEWVKVGLEFERAGPEKQAVGELETLARDLETALNKA
- a CDS encoding Serine--tRNA ligase, cytoplasmic — encoded protein: MLDVNDFIKERGGNPEKIRESQRRRHAPVEVVDEVIEMFEDHRKTQYAAGTEMGAKLNKVQKDMGLNKKNKGDPAEFEKLKQEKDDLTKEKKRLEEVAEEKYAALLKKVKSIGNYVHDTVPLSDNEDNNRLERDWAPEGTTPEKKDCLSHHEVLTRLDGYDAERGVKIVGHRGYFLTDYGWFLNQALINYGMQFLFKRGYRPNQPPFFMLREAMAKTAQLEQFHEELYKVTEKDNDPASDKYLIATSEQPISAMHEGEWMNDKDLPIKYGGYSTNFRKEAGSHGKDAWGLFRIHQFEKIEQFIFCKPDDSWMHFDAMMNTSEEFYKSLKLPYRVVAIVSGALNNAAAKKYDLEAWFPFQGEYKELVSCSNCTDYQTRELEVRFGQKKQTDASFQKTYVHALNSTLCATERALCCVLENYQTEEGLVVPEVLRDFMPNKEEFLPFVKELPKDSTSLKAKDKAEQNRGGGKPKLPQEGQVVERPKAVAEEKRS